One stretch of Paraburkholderia fungorum DNA includes these proteins:
- a CDS encoding asparaginase — MNTLTSSSATSSLPRIAVVATGGTIAGAAADATNTSGYQAGVVGVDQLLAVVPALSTVARIAPEQIASVDSKDMAMPLWTTLAQRINTLLASDDIDGVVVTHGTDTLEETAYLLHLTIKSAKPVVLTAAMRPASALSADGPLNLLNAVTVAAHAGSRGQGVLVAFNNKIHSARDVVKTSTYAVDAFQSPEIGALGWVQDGRVEFQRSVVRPHTLATEFVIGTTWPHVEVVASYAGVSRIAVDALVAAGVRGIVVAGTGNGSIHVSMQQALADAASQGVAVVRASRVGSGHVMRNGAAADDALGFISAGSLNPFKARVLLMLALAAGGTGPVALQKAFDTY, encoded by the coding sequence ATGAATACTTTGACCTCTTCTTCCGCGACCTCATCGCTGCCGCGCATCGCCGTCGTGGCGACCGGCGGCACGATTGCCGGGGCGGCCGCGGACGCCACCAACACGTCCGGCTATCAGGCCGGTGTGGTCGGCGTCGATCAGTTGCTGGCCGTGGTGCCGGCTTTGTCCACGGTGGCGCGAATCGCGCCCGAGCAGATTGCCAGCGTCGACAGTAAAGACATGGCGATGCCGCTGTGGACCACGCTCGCGCAACGCATCAACACACTGCTGGCTTCCGACGATATCGATGGCGTGGTCGTCACGCATGGCACCGACACGCTCGAAGAAACCGCCTACCTGCTGCATCTGACGATCAAATCGGCCAAGCCGGTCGTGCTGACGGCGGCAATGCGCCCGGCGTCAGCGCTGTCCGCCGATGGTCCGCTGAATCTGCTGAACGCGGTGACGGTGGCGGCGCACGCGGGTTCGCGCGGGCAGGGCGTGCTGGTTGCGTTCAACAACAAGATTCACAGCGCACGCGACGTGGTCAAGACGAGCACGTATGCGGTGGATGCATTCCAGTCGCCGGAAATCGGTGCACTCGGTTGGGTGCAGGACGGCCGGGTCGAATTCCAGCGCAGCGTGGTTCGGCCGCATACGCTCGCGACCGAATTCGTGATCGGCACGACCTGGCCGCACGTGGAAGTCGTGGCGAGCTACGCGGGCGTGTCGCGCATCGCCGTGGATGCACTGGTTGCAGCGGGCGTGCGCGGTATCGTCGTCGCGGGCACGGGCAACGGCTCGATTCACGTATCGATGCAGCAGGCGCTCGCTGATGCCGCGTCGCAAGGCGTGGCGGTAGTGCGCGCGTCGCGGGTGGGTTCGGGGCATGTGATGCGCAATGGCGCAGCCGCTGACGACGCGCTCGGCTTTATCAGTGCAGGTTCGCTGAATCCGTTCAAGGCGCGCGTGCTGTTGATGCTGGCGCTGGCCGCAGGCGGCACGGGACCGGTTGCGTTGCAGAAGGCATTCGACACGTATTGA
- the lysM gene encoding peptidoglycan-binding protein LysM, whose product MGILSFIKEAGEKLFSAGSAPAQAAAAPAAPDLAALNKTAGDAIATYIRSQGLDATNLQVAYDGTSHAVTVSGEAADQPTKDKILVAAGNVQNVDKVDDQLTVTTPAAAPTQFHTVVAGDNLWKIAEKYYGSGAKNDVIFQANTPMLKSPDKIYPGQVLVIPPV is encoded by the coding sequence ATGGGTATTCTCAGTTTTATCAAGGAAGCCGGCGAAAAACTGTTCAGCGCCGGTTCCGCGCCCGCTCAAGCCGCAGCCGCTCCCGCCGCGCCCGACCTTGCCGCGCTCAATAAAACCGCTGGCGACGCCATCGCTACCTATATCCGCAGCCAGGGTCTGGACGCCACCAATCTGCAAGTCGCGTACGACGGCACGAGCCATGCAGTCACGGTATCGGGCGAAGCTGCCGATCAGCCGACCAAAGACAAGATCCTGGTCGCTGCCGGCAACGTGCAGAACGTCGACAAGGTCGACGATCAACTTACCGTCACCACGCCCGCCGCCGCGCCGACGCAGTTTCACACAGTCGTGGCCGGTGACAATCTGTGGAAGATCGCGGAAAAATACTATGGCAGCGGCGCAAAGAACGACGTGATTTTTCAGGCGAATACGCCGATGCTGAAAAGCCCGGACAAGATTTATCCGGGTCAGGTGCTGGTTATTCCGCCGGTGTGA
- a CDS encoding 2-hydroxy-3-oxopropionate reductase: MAKIGFIGLGIMGAHMARNLIKGGHSLFVNGAYPVPEDLAKTTSVVASSAAVAQAADIVVIMVPDTPDVANVLFADDGVAAGLTKGKLVIDMSSISPLDTQAFAKKINALGVDYLDAPVSGGEVGAREASLTIMVGGPEKAFAQAKPLFELMGKNISLIGDNGAGQTCKVANQIIVALNIEAVAEALLFASRSGADPERVRKALMGGFASSRILEVHGERMTKRTFNPGFRIELHQKDLNLALDGARKLGIALPHTASAQQLFSVCAANGGKAWDHSAMVRALEIMANHEVAQAPDSEAKAA; this comes from the coding sequence ATGGCAAAGATCGGTTTCATCGGCCTCGGCATCATGGGCGCGCATATGGCGCGCAACCTCATCAAGGGCGGTCACTCGCTGTTCGTGAACGGCGCGTACCCGGTACCGGAAGACCTCGCAAAAACCACCAGCGTGGTCGCCAGTTCGGCCGCCGTCGCGCAGGCCGCCGATATCGTCGTCATCATGGTGCCGGATACGCCAGACGTCGCCAACGTCCTGTTCGCCGACGACGGCGTCGCCGCCGGTCTCACAAAGGGCAAGCTGGTGATCGACATGAGCTCGATCTCGCCGCTCGACACCCAGGCGTTCGCGAAAAAGATCAACGCGCTCGGCGTTGACTATCTCGATGCACCGGTGTCCGGCGGCGAAGTCGGTGCGCGTGAAGCATCGCTGACGATCATGGTCGGTGGCCCGGAAAAAGCCTTCGCGCAGGCGAAGCCGCTGTTCGAGTTGATGGGCAAGAACATCTCGCTGATCGGCGACAACGGCGCGGGTCAAACGTGCAAGGTCGCGAACCAGATCATCGTTGCGCTGAATATTGAAGCCGTGGCAGAAGCGCTGCTGTTCGCTTCGCGCTCCGGCGCCGATCCCGAGCGCGTGCGCAAGGCATTGATGGGCGGCTTCGCGTCGTCGCGGATTCTCGAAGTGCATGGCGAGCGCATGACGAAGCGCACGTTCAATCCGGGCTTCCGTATCGAACTGCATCAGAAGGACCTAAACCTCGCACTCGATGGCGCGCGCAAGCTGGGCATCGCCCTGCCGCATACGGCTAGTGCGCAGCAACTGTTCAGCGTGTGCGCGGCGAATGGCGGCAAGGCATGGGACCACTCGGCGATGGTGCGCGCGCTGGAAATCATGGCGAACCACGAAGTCGCACAAGCACCGGATAGCGAAGCGAAGGCAGCTTAA
- the hyi gene encoding hydroxypyruvate isomerase — MPKFAANLTMLFNEVPFLERFSAVADAGFHAVEFLFPYPYQIAELSERLQQNRLKLVLHNLPAGNWEAGERGIACLPDRVGEFQEGVGRAIEYARALKVPQLNCLVGIPTADVDADKARSTIVDNLRFAAGELKKAGIKLLVEPCNSYDIPGFALNRSGEGLDVIRAVGSDNLFLQYDIYHMQRMEGELAATIKKNLPQIAHIQLADNPGRNEPGTGEINYPYLFSLLDSLGYDGYVGCEYKPRTTTAAGLGWVQSVAGQTRGAAHAAA; from the coding sequence ATGCCGAAATTCGCAGCGAATCTCACCATGCTGTTCAACGAAGTCCCTTTCCTCGAGCGCTTTTCAGCTGTAGCGGATGCGGGCTTTCACGCCGTCGAATTCCTGTTTCCGTATCCGTACCAGATCGCGGAACTGAGCGAACGTCTGCAGCAGAATCGTTTGAAGCTCGTGCTGCACAACCTGCCTGCGGGCAACTGGGAAGCAGGTGAACGCGGCATCGCGTGCCTGCCCGACCGCGTAGGCGAATTCCAGGAAGGTGTGGGCCGTGCGATCGAATATGCACGCGCACTGAAAGTGCCGCAATTGAACTGCCTCGTCGGCATTCCGACAGCGGACGTCGATGCTGACAAGGCACGCTCGACCATCGTCGACAACCTGCGTTTTGCAGCGGGCGAACTGAAAAAGGCCGGCATAAAACTACTGGTCGAACCGTGCAATTCGTACGACATCCCCGGCTTCGCGCTGAACCGTTCGGGCGAAGGTCTCGATGTGATTCGCGCGGTCGGTTCGGACAACCTGTTCCTGCAATACGACATCTATCACATGCAGCGGATGGAGGGCGAACTCGCGGCAACGATCAAAAAGAATCTGCCGCAGATCGCGCACATTCAACTCGCCGACAACCCCGGCCGCAACGAGCCGGGTACGGGCGAAATCAACTATCCGTATCTGTTCTCGCTGCTCGACTCGCTCGGTTACGACGGCTACGTCGGTTGCGAATACAAACCGCGCACGACGACGGCCGCAGGCCTCGGCTGGGTCCAGAGCGTCGCAGGACAAACGCGCGGCGCGGCGCACGCAGCGGCCTGA
- the gcl gene encoding glyoxylate carboligase → MAKMRAVDAAVLVLEKEGIDTAFGVPGAAINPFYSAMRKAGNISHVLARHVEGASHMAEGYTRAQPGNIGVCIGTSGPAGTDMITGLYSAQADSIPILAITGQAPRARLYKEDFQAVDIESIAKPVTKWAVTVREPALVPRVFQQAFHLMRSGRPGPVLVDLPIDVQLAEIEFDIDTYEPLPVYKPKATRKQIEAALNLLNDADRPLIVSGGGVLNAAAEDLLVEFAETVGVPVIPTLMSWGAIPDDHPLMAGMVGLQTSHRYGNATMLASDFVLGIGNRWANRHTGSVEVYTKGRKFVHIDIEPTQIGRVFGPDLGIVSDAKAALELFVEVAKEWKAAGKLKDRSAWVADCQQRKQTLQRKTHFDNVPMKPQRVYEEMNQVFGRDTCYVSTIGLSQIAGAQFLHVYKARNWINCGQAGPLGWTIPAALGVRAADPQRPIVALSGDYDFQFMIEELAAGAQFKLPYVHVVVNNSYLGLIRQAQRAFDMDFCVQLGFENINAPEMNGYGVDHVAVAEGLGCKAIRVFKPEELKPALQKAQSMLAEFNVPVIVEVILERVTNISMGTEIDAINEFEELAVKREDAPTAISMLD, encoded by the coding sequence ATGGCCAAGATGAGAGCCGTCGACGCAGCCGTTCTGGTGCTCGAAAAAGAAGGCATCGATACCGCGTTCGGCGTGCCGGGCGCCGCGATCAACCCGTTCTATTCGGCGATGCGCAAGGCTGGCAACATCAGCCACGTGCTGGCGCGTCACGTCGAGGGCGCATCGCACATGGCCGAAGGCTATACGCGGGCGCAGCCGGGCAATATCGGCGTGTGCATCGGCACGTCGGGCCCCGCCGGCACCGACATGATCACCGGTTTGTACTCCGCTCAGGCCGACTCGATTCCTATTCTGGCTATCACAGGACAGGCACCCCGCGCGCGTCTGTACAAGGAAGACTTCCAGGCCGTCGACATCGAATCGATCGCCAAACCCGTCACCAAGTGGGCCGTGACCGTGCGCGAACCGGCGCTGGTGCCGCGCGTGTTCCAGCAGGCTTTTCACCTGATGCGCTCGGGCCGTCCGGGTCCGGTGCTGGTCGACCTGCCGATCGACGTGCAACTCGCCGAGATCGAGTTCGATATCGACACGTACGAACCGCTGCCGGTCTACAAGCCGAAAGCGACGCGCAAGCAGATCGAAGCCGCGCTGAATCTGCTGAACGACGCCGACAGGCCGCTGATCGTGTCGGGCGGCGGCGTGCTGAACGCAGCCGCTGAAGACCTGCTGGTGGAATTCGCCGAAACCGTCGGTGTGCCGGTCATCCCGACGCTGATGTCGTGGGGCGCGATTCCCGATGACCATCCGCTGATGGCCGGCATGGTCGGCCTGCAAACCTCGCACCGCTACGGCAACGCGACGATGCTCGCATCCGACTTCGTGCTCGGCATCGGCAATCGCTGGGCGAACCGTCACACGGGCAGCGTCGAGGTCTATACGAAGGGCCGCAAGTTCGTTCACATCGACATCGAACCGACCCAGATCGGCCGCGTGTTCGGTCCCGACCTCGGCATCGTGTCGGACGCGAAGGCGGCGCTCGAACTGTTCGTCGAAGTCGCGAAGGAATGGAAGGCGGCGGGCAAGCTGAAGGACCGCAGCGCCTGGGTCGCCGATTGCCAGCAGCGCAAGCAGACCCTGCAGCGCAAGACGCACTTCGACAACGTGCCGATGAAGCCGCAGCGCGTGTACGAAGAGATGAACCAGGTGTTCGGCCGCGATACCTGCTACGTGAGCACGATCGGTCTGTCGCAGATTGCGGGTGCGCAATTCCTGCACGTGTACAAGGCGCGCAACTGGATCAACTGCGGTCAGGCCGGCCCGCTCGGCTGGACGATTCCGGCAGCGCTCGGCGTGCGCGCAGCCGATCCGCAACGTCCGATCGTCGCGCTCTCCGGCGACTACGACTTCCAGTTCATGATCGAAGAACTCGCGGCCGGTGCGCAATTCAAGCTGCCGTACGTGCATGTGGTCGTGAACAACTCGTACCTCGGCTTGATCCGCCAGGCACAGCGCGCGTTCGATATGGACTTCTGCGTGCAACTCGGTTTCGAGAACATCAACGCGCCGGAGATGAACGGTTACGGCGTAGATCACGTGGCCGTCGCCGAAGGTTTGGGATGCAAGGCGATCCGCGTATTCAAGCCCGAAGAGCTGAAGCCCGCGCTGCAAAAAGCGCAGTCGATGCTCGCCGAGTTCAACGTGCCGGTGATCGTCGAAGTGATTCTCGAACGCGTGACGAACATTTCGATGGGCACCGAGATCGACGCGATCAACGAGTTCGAGGAACTGGCCGTGAAGCGTGAAGATGCGCCGACCGCGATCAGCATGCTCGACTGA
- a CDS encoding LysR family transcriptional regulator: MDRFKQIETFVRVADAGSLASAALEEGVSPVILGRRIDALEKRLGVKLMYRSTRRLVVSEEGAAFLERCRGLLTDWDQAENELSAGRRAVNGHLIVSAPAAFGRKHVAPLAPAFLADKPELQLSFNLTDRVVDLVREGYDLSIRIGGAVDPNFVAVKLATNRRVVCGTPDYFRRHGKPKTLEDLPQHNCLAFNLQGGQNRGWYFRRNGKLATVRVGGSLDCNDGELLHRWVSEGLGLGWRSTWEIQQQLARGELETVLDEFALPDYDILAVYPQQRYVPARVRYFIDYLKEVYASDGYWNRPAY; this comes from the coding sequence ATGGATCGCTTCAAACAGATCGAAACTTTCGTACGCGTCGCGGACGCGGGCAGCCTCGCGTCCGCCGCGCTGGAAGAGGGTGTGTCGCCGGTGATTCTCGGCCGGCGCATCGACGCGCTGGAAAAGCGCCTCGGCGTGAAACTCATGTATCGCTCGACCCGGCGGCTGGTGGTGAGCGAAGAGGGCGCCGCGTTTCTGGAGCGCTGCCGGGGTTTGCTGACCGACTGGGATCAGGCGGAAAACGAACTGAGCGCCGGGCGGCGCGCGGTGAACGGTCACCTGATCGTGTCGGCGCCCGCTGCGTTCGGGCGCAAGCACGTTGCGCCGCTCGCCCCCGCTTTCCTCGCCGACAAGCCCGAGTTGCAACTGTCGTTCAACCTGACCGACCGGGTGGTCGACCTGGTGCGCGAAGGGTACGACCTGTCGATCAGGATCGGCGGCGCGGTCGATCCGAACTTTGTCGCAGTGAAACTGGCGACCAACCGGCGCGTGGTGTGCGGCACGCCCGATTATTTCCGTCGGCACGGCAAGCCGAAAACGCTCGAGGATCTGCCGCAGCACAACTGTCTCGCGTTCAATCTGCAAGGCGGGCAGAACCGCGGCTGGTATTTCCGCCGCAACGGCAAGCTGGCGACCGTGCGGGTGGGCGGCTCGCTCGATTGCAACGACGGCGAGCTGCTGCATCGGTGGGTATCGGAGGGTTTGGGGCTGGGCTGGCGTTCTACGTGGGAAATCCAGCAGCAACTGGCGCGCGGCGAGCTGGAAACCGTGCTCGACGAGTTTGCGTTGCCCGATTACGACATCCTCGCCGTGTATCCGCAGCAGCGTTATGTGCCGGCAAGGGTGCGGTATTTCATCGATTATCTGAAAGAGGTGTATGCGAGCGACGGGTATTGGAATCGGCCGGCGTATTGA
- a CDS encoding RNA polymerase sigma factor produces the protein MVQTETDARERGDTDAARSRRFQQLALPHLDAAYNLARWLCGNANDADDVVQEAFMRAFRFFDTFRGDTARPWLLAIVRRTWYTEWRRRGPSHDMLEFDDTMDDATFDGWSAGGDDPQTLLIRDEDTKLIHEALAQLPVEYREVLILRELEEMGYREIAVVADLPIGTVMSRLARGRRKLAAVLMEKQGSKPPRTGASGCNTRMPADGTSTQPGRQQGSGSQEAAKRSAARAEHTTPSPDSSASARTDAGNRPTPDGNEGYPPEAHPPETPAAGKFGTATVTPLRASANGRPLNPPGAGAPGSAQETPDGL, from the coding sequence GTGGTCCAGACCGAAACAGACGCCCGCGAGCGAGGCGATACCGATGCAGCGAGGAGCCGCCGTTTCCAGCAGCTCGCGCTGCCGCATCTCGACGCCGCGTACAACCTCGCACGCTGGTTATGCGGCAACGCGAACGATGCCGATGACGTTGTCCAGGAAGCGTTCATGCGCGCTTTCCGCTTCTTCGACACGTTTCGCGGCGACACTGCGCGGCCGTGGCTGCTGGCGATCGTGCGTCGTACCTGGTACACGGAGTGGCGTCGGCGCGGGCCGTCGCACGACATGCTCGAATTCGACGACACGATGGACGATGCGACGTTCGACGGATGGAGCGCGGGCGGCGACGATCCTCAGACGCTGCTGATCCGCGACGAAGATACGAAGCTCATACACGAAGCGCTCGCGCAGTTGCCGGTGGAGTACAGGGAGGTGCTGATCCTGCGCGAACTGGAAGAGATGGGGTATCGGGAGATCGCCGTGGTGGCGGATTTGCCGATCGGCACGGTGATGTCGAGGCTTGCGCGAGGGCGCCGGAAGCTGGCGGCAGTGCTGATGGAGAAACAGGGCTCGAAGCCTCCGCGCACGGGGGCTTCGGGCTGCAACACGCGGATGCCGGCAGACGGAACGTCGACCCAGCCAGGGCGCCAGCAGGGTTCCGGCTCGCAGGAGGCGGCGAAGCGTTCGGCTGCTCGTGCGGAACACACAACGCCTTCGCCGGATTCGTCCGCCAGTGCTCGTACAGATGCCGGTAACCGGCCGACGCCGGATGGTAATGAAGGGTATCCCCCGGAAGCGCATCCCCCGGAAACGCCCGCCGCCGGCAAGTTTGGCACGGCAACAGTTACACCGCTCCGGGCGTCCGCAAACGGCCGGCCACTCAACCCACCCGGCGCAGGCGCGCCGGGCTCCGCTCAGGAGACGCCAGATGGACTGTAA
- a CDS encoding anti-sigma factor family protein, whose amino-acid sequence MDCKEARPLLDANADHELPAPEARRIQQHIESCDACRRESDNLRTLSGALRTTPYHRAPQSLRARIIAGLPAIEEGLAATAADIRSDTDAYATGESATNNGRSGVNQPGGAQGTPGDAAPESRPRQRRRSFLAGLLDGLRGQSGGFGGPVATGGANRLFASGWLAALVIALGAGAAGVALTLHRSADISPFADELVESHVRAQVSGRDIDVISTDRHTVKPWFNGRLDYSPPVEDLAASGFPLQGGRLDYLAHQRVGVLVYRYGKHVIDVYVFPQAASGGAGRNVGSAAPSIVGREGYSIAHWDAEGMTWWAISDAAPDALTGLEAALKARLQSGSERTEGGS is encoded by the coding sequence ATGGACTGTAAAGAAGCCCGGCCGCTCCTCGATGCGAACGCCGATCATGAGTTGCCCGCACCGGAAGCCCGGCGCATCCAGCAACATATCGAGAGTTGCGACGCGTGCCGTCGCGAGAGCGACAACTTGCGGACATTGAGTGGTGCGCTGCGGACGACGCCTTATCATCGCGCGCCGCAGTCGCTGAGGGCGCGGATCATCGCCGGTTTGCCGGCGATTGAAGAAGGGCTGGCTGCGACAGCGGCGGATATCCGTTCTGACACTGACGCTTATGCAACCGGAGAATCCGCGACGAATAACGGGCGGAGCGGCGTCAATCAACCGGGCGGCGCGCAAGGTACACCCGGCGACGCAGCACCAGAGTCGCGCCCGCGTCAGCGGCGCCGGTCCTTCCTGGCTGGATTACTCGATGGCTTGCGCGGTCAGTCAGGCGGCTTTGGCGGGCCGGTCGCCACGGGCGGCGCAAACCGGCTGTTTGCTTCGGGGTGGCTCGCTGCGCTGGTTATCGCGCTGGGCGCTGGAGCGGCGGGCGTGGCGTTGACCCTGCACCGTTCCGCAGATATTTCCCCATTCGCCGACGAACTGGTTGAGAGCCACGTGAGGGCGCAGGTGTCGGGCCGCGACATCGACGTGATTTCGACCGACCGGCACACGGTCAAGCCCTGGTTCAACGGCCGGCTGGACTATTCGCCGCCGGTCGAGGATCTTGCCGCCAGCGGTTTCCCGTTGCAGGGTGGACGGCTCGACTACCTCGCGCATCAGCGGGTGGGGGTGCTGGTGTACCGGTACGGCAAGCACGTAATCGACGTGTACGTCTTTCCGCAGGCGGCATCGGGCGGCGCAGGCCGGAACGTGGGGAGCGCCGCGCCGTCGATAGTGGGGCGGGAGGGCTACTCGATCGCCCACTGGGATGCTGAAGGCATGACCTGGTGGGCGATTTCGGACGCCGCGCCCGATGCGCTGACAGGGCTGGAGGCCGCGCTGAAGGCGCGTCTGCAAAGCGGCAGCGAGCGTACCGAAGGCGGCTCCTAG
- the rpsF gene encoding 30S ribosomal protein S6, translating into MRHYEIVFIVHPDQSEQVPAMIERYKSTITSHGGQIHRIEDWGRRQLAYMIEKLAKAHYVCMNIECDQTTLDELEHAFKFNDAVLRHLIVKLKKAETAPSPMMKEVQREEAKKSAATQPSEAQA; encoded by the coding sequence ATGCGTCATTACGAAATCGTATTTATCGTGCACCCGGATCAAAGCGAGCAAGTGCCCGCAATGATCGAGCGTTACAAGTCCACGATCACCTCGCACGGTGGCCAGATCCACCGTATCGAAGACTGGGGCCGTCGCCAACTGGCCTACATGATCGAGAAACTCGCCAAGGCTCACTACGTCTGCATGAACATCGAATGCGACCAAACCACGCTCGACGAGCTGGAACACGCATTCAAGTTCAACGACGCTGTTCTGCGTCACCTCATCGTCAAGCTGAAGAAGGCCGAAACGGCCCCGTCGCCGATGATGAAGGAAGTGCAGCGCGAAGAAGCCAAGAAGTCGGCTGCTACGCAACCGTCCGAAGCGCAGGCTTAA
- the priB gene encoding primosomal replication protein N: MNRLQLTASVVEREPVRYTPAGVPIAGCTLHHRTEVVEAGIARQVELTMQAVAAGEASGRLESCPMGVETLFTGFLAKKHRNARTLVFHITELQDIGKD, from the coding sequence ATGAACCGGTTGCAACTTACGGCCAGCGTCGTCGAACGCGAACCGGTGCGGTACACCCCCGCCGGCGTTCCGATTGCAGGTTGCACGTTGCACCACCGCACGGAAGTCGTCGAAGCCGGCATTGCCCGGCAAGTCGAACTGACCATGCAGGCGGTAGCGGCAGGCGAGGCGAGCGGTAGGCTGGAAAGCTGTCCGATGGGCGTGGAAACGCTCTTCACAGGCTTCCTGGCAAAAAAGCACCGCAACGCACGAACTCTGGTATTTCACATCACAGAATTGCAGGACATTGGAAAGGACTGA
- the rpsR gene encoding 30S ribosomal protein S18 — translation MPRPTGKKFDKRRQQQNPLFKRKKFCRFTAAGVDHIDYKDLETLKDFIGENGKITPARLTGTKSHYQRQLDTAIKRARFLALVPYTDQHKA, via the coding sequence ATGCCCCGCCCGACTGGTAAGAAATTCGACAAGCGTCGTCAGCAACAAAATCCGCTCTTCAAGCGCAAGAAGTTCTGCCGTTTCACGGCCGCTGGCGTCGATCACATCGACTACAAGGACCTCGAAACGCTGAAGGACTTCATCGGCGAAAACGGCAAGATCACGCCGGCGCGTCTCACGGGTACGAAGTCGCACTATCAACGCCAGCTGGATACGGCAATCAAGCGCGCACGTTTCCTCGCGCTGGTGCCGTACACCGACCAGCACAAGGCCTAA
- the rplI gene encoding 50S ribosomal protein L9, translating into MQIILLEKVVNLGNLGDIVKVKDGYARNFLIPNKQARRATKDALAEFEVRRAELEKIAAEKLAAATAQGEKLAGSTVQIGQKAGVDGRLFGSVTNADIAEAITKQGFAVEKAQVRLPEGPLKIVGDHAVQVSLHTDVVVEVTVAVIGEHV; encoded by the coding sequence ATGCAAATCATTCTTCTGGAAAAAGTCGTCAATCTGGGCAACCTGGGCGATATCGTTAAGGTCAAGGACGGCTACGCACGTAACTTCCTGATCCCGAACAAGCAAGCTCGCCGTGCAACGAAGGACGCTTTGGCTGAATTCGAAGTCCGCCGTGCAGAACTCGAAAAGATCGCAGCTGAAAAGCTGGCAGCCGCTACGGCCCAAGGCGAAAAGCTGGCAGGCTCGACGGTTCAGATCGGTCAGAAAGCTGGCGTCGACGGCCGTCTGTTCGGCTCGGTGACCAACGCTGACATCGCTGAAGCGATCACGAAGCAAGGCTTCGCAGTGGAAAAGGCGCAAGTGCGTCTGCCGGAAGGCCCGCTGAAGATCGTCGGCGATCACGCTGTTCAAGTGTCGCTGCACACCGACGTCGTCGTCGAAGTGACGGTGGCTGTGATCGGCGAACACGTCTAA